GAAGACGCCATGAAAGCGGGTTTCACCTCCCCACTTGACCTAATCAGCCGCGCCGATCACGCTCCCTTCCTGGAGCAGCTGAGAAAGAAAATTACTCCCGTCATCCCAGATGTCACCGATGCGGAGATCCTGGCGGCACTAGCTAGCACTGTTGGGTACAAGCTTCCCGAGGAGGGCAAGAAGTTCGACAGTGGCATCGTCGATTTCAAAATCTCGCGCCTCGCTGCGGAGAACTCTCACTTGCGAACCAAGCTGTCGTCCTCGCTGGTACATGAGTTCATGATGGGAATCAGCATCAGGCCTACCGATAACTTGGCAATGGCCAGTCTCAACATAAAAAGAGACATTCTTCTCAAGATCGAAGCGCTAAAGCATTTCACCTACCTATCGTTAATCATGTCTCCTCGGCTGAAGGTCGTGGAGCACCGGGGAGGGGAGATAGTCACAAGGCTGTTCGAGACGCTCTCCACCACCCACAGCTTGTTGCCACAGGACGTCCGCATAGTGGTCGATCTTCTCCATGATGAAAACGAGAAGATGCGGGTTATCTGCGACTTCGTAGCGGGAATGACCGATCGTTATGCCGTGGATCTATACAACCGCTTATTCGGCAACGCAGCATCCCTATTCGTTCCTCTATGAGCACGAGCTTTTGACGCCACGCAAGCCACAGGCAACAACATCTAGCGATCGCACGCTGAGGCGAGGAGCGCCTTGGACCTCGGACTTCAGTATCAACTTCCCCTATGCCAAGAAAGTTTCTCACCGAATCCACCCCCCTAAAAAATGCACCGATAGACCTCAATCTAGTGCGAGGTCGAGACTTCGTGGTCATTTGGTACGGCGGCATCAAGTCGCTCTATGCGGGCAAAGTGCCTCAGATTGTTCTGTTCTTCAAACAGTTGGAACCCGATGGATCGCTCAGCCAGGGAAACATGGAGGCAACCGTTTCCATGGCTTATCTTGGACAGTTCAGGATAGGGTCAGTTTGGCGAGACGGGTGTTCAACACGGCAGTTGGTTTTCGAGGAGTTCTTCATCGAATGCACTTACTCATTCGAAGAACACTGGAAGCCTGAGCAACGGGAACACATCAGCGTAAAGAACTTCCCGCACCTCATCCCACCAGACGACTACCAGCTCAAGTTCCCACGAGGGGATCGCAGCCCAATGCTCCGGTTCACGGTAAACGGCAAATCTTTATTGCTGCCTTGTACAGAGTATTTAGCACGATGCTATGCCAGCAACTTCGAGGTGACAAGGGTACTCATCACCTATGAAGACGCCGACGTGACCGACCGTCTGCTGCTCCAGGAGCCTATTTCACCCGAATCTGATGCATGGCCCGTTTGGCTACCTGAGCGTTGTCCGCCTACCGATGGATTTCTTCTCGCTCACTTACGCTACGGCAAAGCCTCTTCGAAGAAAGTCAAGTCCATCAAGGCACAGATCGATCAACAACTGAACGGCGACAAGCAGTCTCATGCGTTTGTCTGCGCTGGCCCATGGTTCGAAGGCAAGGCACGACTGGAGGTCCAGGGCATTCTACTGAGAACCGGAGAATTTCTAGGCCTGCGTGTGGTGGGCTACTCGCTGCCGACAACACCGCCAGTCAGCACGTACAGGAAGGTGAGTGATCAGCCCTCCGAGGGAGAGATGGGCAAGTTCCTACGCCCGCAACGAAAGACCATCGATATCCCCGAAGGGGAGACGGTACCAACCGCCCAACAGCTCGTGTCGGACACTGACACCGATATCCATGCAGTCGAAGACTCCTCCATCAGGATCTTGGGAACACACGCCAAACTGACCTATCAAACCGTCAGCCGCGATACCAGCCGCCCCACCATCCGGGTGCCATCAGCGCCCAGCGACGTCAGCGCGCCAGGCGACAGCAGTGGCACGAAAAAGGGCGTCGGCAAGGCCGAGTTCATTGCGAACGCCATGCTCGAATCGGAAGGGGCCGTGCATGATCTGTGGGAAGGCCTGCATCAATCACTGGCCGACAATCCCTCATTGATCCAATCGGTGGGATGGTGCAACGCCGAAGGCGAATTCGAAACAGATCCGCACTCTGAGCCTGGATACCTCCGATTGCCCGATCCGCCACCACACTACTACGATGCAAAGAAGATTTACGCTTGGCTGAACAAGTCAACGCTCAAGTCATCCCGCGGGGTTTTCATCTCGCGAATCGTCACGACGTCGTTCACTGGCTATCTCTTTGAAGTCCAGCGGGCGCCCGTAAAGGCAAAGGACGGCGCTGACCCTAATAAGGTATCAGAAGAGTCATATAGCGGCTTGGCGGCAGTGCCACCCAAAGATGCCAACGTGAGCGAATGGATTGCAAACGTGATGGCCGCCATTACTCTTGCCAAAGGCATCATGAGCACAGCTTTGCGTATTTTCAAATATTCGAGTGGTGACTTTTACCATCGCTCCATCAAAACCGGCGATCAGATGCCCGGGTACAGAACCGCGAATAGAGCACTGGAGAAGCTAGGCGTCGACGGATTATTGTACTCAGGTGGATTTCAGCAAAGCGACTGACATAGATCGCTTACACAAGCCTGACCCCCCAGTAAAGAAGTAGCGATTATTCCGACCAACATTTCCATCGCTTAGTATCAATTTATTACTAAAGGATTTGCATATGTCTGGCTCTAGCGGAGGTGGTGGTGGTGGTGGTGGTACCGATGATGAAGTGATCGCATGTGATGTTTTGCGATTCGAAACTCAGATTGCATCGCCAAATTCGGAGGTGGTTCCTACTCTTAAGATCGGCGATGAGCTGCAAGTAATTATTGCGTCTGCGTCTAAGACGCAGGAGATCCAAGTTGTCACTACTGGAGGTCAACTTGTTGGCGGCCTCCTAGCAGTCAAGGTCCAGCGAATGCGTGAGTGCATGCTGGAGAGTCATACCTACAAGGCAACCGTCAAGTCCGTCAATGGTGGTCAGGTGCGTGTGCTGGTGGAGCACGCCTGACATGACCATCCATGTCACAGGCGGGTTCTACTATGAACGATGCATCCGACCTTCGTGGGATGAGGCCTATGGTTCCGGTGGCCGCGCCGCCGTAGTCATTGCCACCTGCGGTTCGGACGTAGTGTTCCACACATACACGAGCGACAATTCTGCAAAGCATCTGCAGATGTATACGCACATGTTCGGCAAGCTGACGACGCACACGGCATCCATCGACAAGGCCGTCTCGTTCTACTACCTGCACGATCTGGGGGATCCCCAGATCGACCACGTGCCCACGACGCCTTCAGCTCCTTTGCAGGTTAGGGGTAAGCACGTGGTGCGATTTGGGATGCTGGAAGGCGATGCCATCGTTGATGCTGACTGGGCAGTCTATGACCCTCAGAACCAGGGCGCGCCCGTTCCCTTCGATGCCAACGGATCGAAGGCCAAGCATCTCGCGTTGGTGCTAAACAGCTGGGAGGCTAGGCAGATGGCGGCTCTGACCGAGGGCTCTGCACAGCAGTGCGCCGAAAAGATCGCACGAGAGCAAAACGCCGAGGTCGTCATCATCAAACAAGGGGCGCAAGGCGCTCTCGTGTGGACGGCGTCAGGCACGTCACAGGTGCCGGCATACCGAACGGCTAATGTCTGGAAGATCGGATCGGGTGACTGCTTCGTCGCCTACTTCGCCCAGGCCTGGATGGAGGACGGCCTTGCGCCAGCTCTGGCAGCAGACAGGGCCTCTCGCGCCACCGCCTACTACTGCGAGACCCAAGGCTTTGCCACGCTGCAGCAGATTGAGCACGCCAAGCATGCACCGATCATGTGCAAAACGATAGAGCAGAGCGCGAACAAGATGGTCTATCTCGCGGGTCCATTCTTTCACCTGGGCCAGATCTGGATAATCGAACAGGCACGCACTCTTCTCAAGAGTGCAGGGCTAAACGTTTTCTCACCGTTTCATGACATTGGCCTGGGAAGCGCATCAGATGTCGTTCAGAAAGATATCGATGCGATTAAAAAGTGCGACCTCATGTTCGCTATCGCCGATGGCCTGGATCCAGGCACGATCTTTGAGATCGGGTACGCCCGAAGCATCAACAAGCCGGTTGTTATTTACAGCGAGCTGCACAGCGGCGAGGAAGCCCTGAAGATGATGGATGGCACCGCGTGCGATATCTATCAGAATTTCACCACTTCTATCTATGCGACTCGATGGAAGGCGGTGGAAACATGAAGACGGCACTGCTCCTTTCAGGCGGAATGGATTCTCTGGCCATCGCATGGTGGAAGCGTCCCGACGTAGCCATTACCATCGACTACGGTCAAAAGGCTGCGGAGGCAGAAAAGCGTGCCTCCGCAGCAGTCTGCCAAGAGTTGGGTATCGAGCATCACCTCCTATCCATAGACTGTAGCTCTCTAGGATCCGGGGACATGGCAAACGCGGCGCCTGCTGCCGCTGCTCCGGCGAGCGACTGGTGGCCCTATCGCAACCAGATGCTCATCACCTTCGCTGCGATGAAGTGCATAGGGCTTGGCGTCAAGAAGCTGCTCATCGGTACGGTGCTCTCTGATGGCAGCCACATTGACGGAACACCTGAGTTCGTACGGCTGGTGGACCAGCTCCTTCAACTGCAAGAAGGTGGCCTGCAGGTAGAAGCACCAGCCATCGGCGTGGCCACTGCCGACCTTATCCGTCAATCGGGTGTGCCGGCAAGCATGCTTGCCTGGGCTCATAGCTGTCACAAGGCCAACACGCCGTGCTGGAACTGCCGCGGCTGCAACAAGTACCGAGAAACCTATGACGAGGTCAGTGCCACACTGGCGTGATCTGGGCGATCCTCGCCCTAAGCGAGCTATGGACCGATACACACCTGTAGCTTGGCCGCAGGGTGACTGCCGTCCCCTTGACACCACAGGTGCTTACTTAGCACCCCACCTCGCCGCAATCCTGGCGACACGCAGGTCGCGGCGCGATTTTGTCGCTCCAGCCACCAAAGGAGATCTGTCCGCGCTGTTTGACCTAAGCGCTCGGACACAGGAAGCGCGGATCAGCGATCTGGGGTTTGACCTTGAATTCAGGCGGCACCCTGCCTCCGGGGCGATCCACAGCATCCACTGCCTCGTCCAGGAACGCAGAGGAGAGGAATGGAATAGGTATGACGCGAAGCGCCATGAACTGGTGACTCTTCGGGGTTCTTCGGATGCTGCTCAAGCAATTCGGCTTGCGGCAGACGAAGTGGTGCCCACAGGCAATGCTTCGCTGATCGCGTTTATCGCAGAACCTGGTAAGACAGCCGCGAAGTACGACTGTCCAGAAAGCCTCATCTGGCGCGATGCGGGCGTGATGCTGGGTTACATCAGCATTGCAGCCGAGGCCCTGGGACTGGGGTTTTGCCCATTGGGGATCACCGGAGATCCTATGATTGCAAACACACTAGATCAACAGGGACGCCTGCGCGGGGTTGGACTGGCGCTGCTTGGCAGGCTTCACCTTGGGTGAAGGCAGGGGGTTGCCCAACAGCACCTGCGTAGACAGCGGTGAGCGAGCCATCTCGTACCAGATTACTGCGTCCAGTTCGGATGCGCGGACACCCATCTTTTCGCTGAAAGAGAGAAACAGCTCTTCCAGAGCGAAGTAGTGCCTCTCCACCGTGAGGTTTTTAGGGAACAACCCAATCGCAGCGCCCACACGCAAGATATGAATGTCGAGAATCGCGACATCGTCGGCTCGCAACCAGTTGCGAGCGATCCAGGAAGCCGTCTTGCTCCCCACTCCAGGCAGCTGCAATAGCCAGTCGCGCAGCGCACGTCCCGTTTCGACGGGCGGTGTGTTGGCAGACAAATGGGCCAGTGCCTCGCTCAGGTACCGCGCCTTTTGTCGAGCGAACCGGTAGTGAATCTTCCGCCCTTTGACCGTAAGCGGTGCCTGCAGCAGTTCCAGTAGTTGTTGCTCCGAGGGAGTACCCTCCAAGAAGCCCTGGTCACGCAGGCTTGCATATGCAGCGAGGCCCACTGCAGCGGGAATGCCATGGCCCCCGAGCAAGCAGGCCGCGACTTCATGGGACAGGGTCTTTCCAAGCTTGTACTCGGGCGGGCCGCCTAGCACTCGTTTGGACATCACTTGGTAGGCCCAGTAAGCAGGCGTCGGAAAAGCGCCGACACGACCCCAGGGCACGCCAGGAAGAAGCTGTTCATGGGCCGGCGGCAGTTCTAATTGCATGACCCCTACAGGGCCCAGTATTGCGGCGGTTTGCATCAAGACACCTCCCCTGTCTGAAACGGATACTGCTCGCACATCCATTGCATGAACACAGTTCGCTCGATGGGATCCATGGACGCCACCTTCGACTGCAAGCGCTGCAGTCGGCGCTTTGTGCTTTGCCGTTCACGAAAGTCGGCGCCTAGGTATCGGGCGTCGTGCAACTGTGTGGGCTGCTGGAAGTTGAACCATAGACTCTCCTCACGCACA
This region of Acidovorax sp. GBBC 1281 genomic DNA includes:
- a CDS encoding PfkB family carbohydrate kinase produces the protein MTIHVTGGFYYERCIRPSWDEAYGSGGRAAVVIATCGSDVVFHTYTSDNSAKHLQMYTHMFGKLTTHTASIDKAVSFYYLHDLGDPQIDHVPTTPSAPLQVRGKHVVRFGMLEGDAIVDADWAVYDPQNQGAPVPFDANGSKAKHLALVLNSWEARQMAALTEGSAQQCAEKIAREQNAEVVIIKQGAQGALVWTASGTSQVPAYRTANVWKIGSGDCFVAYFAQAWMEDGLAPALAADRASRATAYYCETQGFATLQQIEHAKHAPIMCKTIEQSANKMVYLAGPFFHLGQIWIIEQARTLLKSAGLNVFSPFHDIGLGSASDVVQKDIDAIKKCDLMFAIADGLDPGTIFEIGYARSINKPVVIYSELHSGEEALKMMDGTACDIYQNFTTSIYATRWKAVET
- a CDS encoding nitroreductase family protein; the protein is MDRYTPVAWPQGDCRPLDTTGAYLAPHLAAILATRRSRRDFVAPATKGDLSALFDLSARTQEARISDLGFDLEFRRHPASGAIHSIHCLVQERRGEEWNRYDAKRHELVTLRGSSDAAQAIRLAADEVVPTGNASLIAFIAEPGKTAAKYDCPESLIWRDAGVMLGYISIAAEALGLGFCPLGITGDPMIANTLDQQGRLRGVGLALLGRLHLG
- a CDS encoding 7-cyano-7-deazaguanine synthase, translated to MKTALLLSGGMDSLAIAWWKRPDVAITIDYGQKAAEAEKRASAAVCQELGIEHHLLSIDCSSLGSGDMANAAPAAAAPASDWWPYRNQMLITFAAMKCIGLGVKKLLIGTVLSDGSHIDGTPEFVRLVDQLLQLQEGGLQVEAPAIGVATADLIRQSGVPASMLAWAHSCHKANTPCWNCRGCNKYRETYDEVSATLA
- a CDS encoding 8-oxoguanine DNA glycosylase produces the protein MQTAAILGPVGVMQLELPPAHEQLLPGVPWGRVGAFPTPAYWAYQVMSKRVLGGPPEYKLGKTLSHEVAACLLGGHGIPAAVGLAAYASLRDQGFLEGTPSEQQLLELLQAPLTVKGRKIHYRFARQKARYLSEALAHLSANTPPVETGRALRDWLLQLPGVGSKTASWIARNWLRADDVAILDIHILRVGAAIGLFPKNLTVERHYFALEELFLSFSEKMGVRASELDAVIWYEMARSPLSTQVLLGNPLPSPKVKPAKQRQSNPAQASLLI